A window of Candidatus Paracaedimonas acanthamoebae genomic DNA:
ATACGCAAGGACTTCTTGGAGCTTCTGAAGGCGTGGAAATTATCGGCGAAGCACATGTATTTCAAGGGGATTTTCATCCTCAATCAGCCTTTTTAATTAAAAGTAAACAAGGACTTACCTATGATCCAGAAAAACTAAAGACAAAAAATTTATTAAAACTCATTTTCCAAGAGCCAGTATCTTTTCCTCAAGGGATTAAAACTTTAGGCTCCCTTTTCTTAGAAGGGCCCTCAGTTGAAATAGGAAAAGGTTTAGAGGCAACGTATACAGAAGCTCAAACACCTTTCTTAAAGATGGCAGGGGATATTTTATCCACGCCTCTCAAAGCTTGGGGGAAGGTTGAGTTTATCGCGCCTTACGCTTTTACGGCAGAATATCCTCTTGACGTGGAAGGAGACTTAAAAGTAGAGGCGTCAAGGAATGTGTCTCTGAAAGGAAGCATCTTAGGACATCAAGATATCTCTATTGTTAGTCTGTCGATAGTTTCAGAGAAAGAAATTTTTGCTCATAAGACCATGCAAGTTGAGTGCTCGGGCCCCATTTTTTTTCAAGACAGAGTGGTCGGGGTCCAGGGGATTACTTTACGCGTGGGAGATAGAATTTTCTATAAAGACGCGGGTCCTGATATCACCTCTCAAACGTCCGGCCTTCAGACAGGAGGGACTTTAGAGATCATCAGCGCAGTACCTAAGCTTTGTTTTAGGTCACCTCTGTCTCTTTTAGGTCTTTTTGTCTTTAAAGGTCCTCAAGCCTACAATCTTTCCACCTTAAAATCCCAAAAAGGTTTTGTCTTTTTAACGCCTTTTGTGGAAGAAGGATTTGGATTGGTGAATTGTGGCAAATTGATCAGTGAAGAAGGGAATTTGTATGTTGAAGGCAACACGACCCATTATCCCCAAGGCGAAATTTATAGCTCTCGGCAAGCTCATTTTAAAGGGCATTTAAACTATTTTCAGGGGCCTCTCACGATAAAAGAGCATCTCAGGATTCATACCTTACATAAATGGGGACTGAGCTATTGTCCTACTGTTTTTGAAACTTGTCCTTCGGTAACTTTTGCTTTTGATATGGGTAAACAACTCAATCAACCGCTAGAGAGCCCAGAGACAGAGCTTACCCTTGAAGGTCCTTCTATTACGGTGACTAAACCGTTCACAGTGAAGGAAATCAAGGGAGATACGCCGAAGATTTCCTTTATTTTTCAAGAAGATTTTACCTTAACTTCGCCGATTCAAGCGAAAGGTGAACTTTTGATTCAAGCCCCTTCCGTGGTTGCTAAAAAGAAGATCCAAGCGGATCAGGTTCTGATTGGGTCGACAAAGGGGGATATTACTTTAGAAGCGTTTGTTGAAGGCACTGAGAAAGTCCTGTTAAACACAGCGGAAAATCTCACATATCCTGCAGAAGGTCTCCAGACATTGGGATTGCTTCATTTGATCTTACCGCCTTATCGACGCTTGGAGATTCCCCTTAAATTGCTCGGACAATTAAGGATTGAGGCACCTGATTTTCGAAATGTTACGACGCTTGAAGCCAGAAAAGGGATTGAGATTTTAACCAATTCCCACCTCAAGAATATATGGAAGTGGAGTCTTGTTAACATCGGAAAGATAATTAGCGATGAAGGGGATATAGTATTTCAAGGGAATGTTTTTCAGGGAGATGAAAGTGAGGTGAGAACGGCGAAATCACTGAAAATAAAAGGACATATTCATCACTTAAAAGGAGAATTTGTTGAGGGGCAAGAAGGTCTAGAAATTGAAGCAAATGGCCCCCGAGAAATTATTACCTTTGAGCCTTATTGTTTAAGAACATTAGGTCTTTTAAGGTTGGTTTTTAAGACAGGAGGAGATTTTTTGTGCCCTCTAGAAGTGAAGGGAGGAATTGAGATTGAAGTTTTGCCCCACAAGACGCCTCAAGATTTATTCTTCTGTGCCGATCTGATCGCGGGACAAGGGCTGCGCCTAAAGGTCCCAGGCCATAATATTTCTATAGGAACCACTTTTCGTCCTTTAATAAAGATTCAGAGTGGAGGATCTTTTGAGTCGATAGGAGCTAAAAAGTTCTCCCTTGTACATGGAACGGTTTTTTCAAATGATTTTTTTCATGTTCAGGCGACAGATCAAATTATTTTAGGCCGATGGCTTGAAGAGGAGCGAACGTATAAGGTGAAGCGTTGGAATTTCAATAACCCAGAAAAGGGGACAGAAATTGAAATTTCTTATCCTTTCTATACTCCCAATGGAAGTAGCTTCATCTCGAATGGGGGGATGAGACTTGAGACGCAAAATTTGTGGAGTGAGTGTGGTGATATTCTCGTGGCGAATGGAAATTTAGAGATTAAGGCTTCTAAAGAAAGTTTATTGTGTGGAACTCTTATTGAGCTGTGGCAAGGAAATGCTTCAATTACAACTCCTGTCTTTGAACAATATAGTCCGACTACGGTCTATACAGGTCAAGACACAGCCTCCTCTCACTGGATAAATTATTGTTTACCACACAAGGAAGAGCCCCTCTCTTGAGGGTGAATGGTCATCTTAAGCTCGAGGCAAAAGAAGGAAAAAATATTGGAGGCTCCATTTTAGCGTCTGGCGTCATTATGGGGACAGAATTTATGAAAAATCTTGCAGCAAAGTTCTGTTTTCAATCGGGTATACTTTATAATTATGAAAAGTCACCTTATGACATTTTATATCCGGCCCTATGTGCTGATTTAACGCGTCGAGAATTACACAAACAATTTTCTTGGATTTTCCACAAGGATCGAGCCAAAGATGACTATCCTAAGTTTAAAAAGATCTTAGAGCGAGAGAAGAGAAACCTGGAAAATAGCCAAAAGTGGACGCAAGCATTAAATCCAAAACGAGCGGAGCTTTCTGACTGGCGAACATTAGAAGATTATTTTCCATTGGATTCCATCATTGAGATTGAAACCAATGAATCGTATTCGGTTCTCCCGCAGATGGAAGGCAGTCAAGGAATTGCTTTTACAGGGGCAAAGCAAGCGCTTATTCAAGGAAAAATAGTCGGCTCGAAAATCTTGATTAGTTTTAAAGAAGGTTTGACGGTCCAGACGGTTGGAAGATCTGGGAGTGTGCAAGCTTATCAACCCATCATGGCATTATCTTTGGATTCTCTTTTAAGTGTGGGAAAGAGTGACTCAACGGGTAAGGGGACCTCGTTGATACCGATTGCGTATCCTTTAGAGGAAGAACTTCGAGGGATGACCCGCTTAATTTTGGGGCCAAAAGGATCAGAAAAGCTTCCGTTTGCGCTTCCATCTTTTCTGGAAGGTCGCGCGCTCTTAGAAGCGTTTCAAAAGAATATCGGCTATATTCCTTTGACACCTGAGTGCCCTGATTATCTTTCTTTGCATCGAAAAATGATCCAGAATGGTGCAGCACTGATCCCTTATCTAAAGCCTTTTCTTGAGAATCCAAAACTTTTAGGCTTGCCAGGGGATGTCTCTTTTGAGGCCTTAATTGAGAAAGGCATCAGTTCACTCCAAAAACAGACTTTGCCAAAAGAGATTTCTCTTAAGCTGCAGGAGCCAGTGCTTTTTTATGGCCCTCAAGGAAAAGGTAATTCACAAAGTTTGAGGACCTATGTGGGGACGCCACTCTCTTATTATGATCCTCATTTGCAAGAGCACGTTGCCCAAATTAAGGGGGAAGAAGTTTATCTGATGGGAGATGAGGCTTCTTTGACCCATTTTGATCAGGCTCGGTTAATTGCGGATAAAGGAGGTGTAGCGACGGGGACGCTGAGATTAACGAAACAAATTGATTGTGAGATACAAAAAGGCAAAACGTCTCGTTACGTTCCACACCTTGGGGGCGAGGTGTGGGTCAAGCAGTTAGAGCTTCATGGAAAGCACTGTGAGAATGCCCTTGGAGAGGTGAAATCAGAGGTCTTATGGACGGATTTCGAAACGTTATCTACGACAGGGGTTGTGCAAGCAACGACTTTGATTGGAGATGTGGGGAAAGTTCTGGTGAGGCGAGAACAGAGATCTTGGCAAGAGACGTACACTGTTGAAACCGTCACCAAGAAAAAGAAATGGACGGGCCGTACTAAGAGAAAAAAGAAGGAAGAGAAGCACACAATTACAATGACAGAAGCTTATCCTGAGGACTTGAGTGGACTTTATGAGATTGGGAGAGTTATAAAGGATCCAAAAGAAATTGAGCTCTTTTTTCCGGAATATGAAAAAGGAAGAGTTCTTGAGTCGTTGAGTGTGCACGGTGGAAAGCTTTTAGCTGGACCAGAAGGCTGGTCTCCAGAAGTAACCCAAAAGATTGAACTTCTTCCCCTCATAACAACATCCTTAAAAGACTTTTCGGCAGGATGTCGCGGGATGAGTAAGACGGGGATGACCCCTTATTATGAGATTGAGCCGACGAAGGTGATTTCGCAGGGATCGATTCATGTTGTTTCTGATCATGACATCCATTTTATGGGCACAGCATTTGAGGGGAACAAGGGGCCTGCCCTGATAGAGGCGCTGGGCGTTCTCAGGATTGAAGATGCGCAGTTGATGCAACCCCAAGCCCCTTTTTTGTATAATCAGAAGCGCAAGATTATGGAGCTTGGAGGATTTAAAGAGGTTCGCCTTCCCACGACGATGAAGGTTCCTGGAGAGGTTATCTTAAGAGCGTCAGGAGGGATATTTGGGGATCGACCTGAGGTCTCCTCTTCGTTGATATGCGAGAGTGATGTTATTGATCTGACACGTCCTGAGGCTCGTGACGAGATGTATGATAAGTGTGTGGGGTATCGCGCGCGTGGGGGGCAAGCTCTTGCGATGATCGCAGGGCTAGCCGCAGGTCTGTTGACGATGGGAACGGCGACTCCGACTGTGATGGCGACTTTCTTAAGTGTTTCATCCACAGCGCCGGTGATTGGGACGATTGGGAGTGTGGCGGTAGGCTGTGTTGCAAGCCAAACAGCAAGTTCTCTTGTGATGCACGGGGGGAATCTAAAAGAGGTTGGCAAAGATCTCACCTCTTCTCGTTTTGCCCAATCCCTCATCATCAATATGGCGACAGCTGGGACGATACATGAGTTAAGCGGCCCCTTGAAACTTCCGTCTCAACCGAAAGGATGGGCCCAACACCTCAAAGTCAATGCCGTGAGGTCCTTGGTCTCAACGCCCCTCCACATCGTGATAGAAGGATGTAAACCCCAAGAAGCACTTGTGTCAGGCGTGACCTCTTGTGTAGCCCACACAGTTGGGGGCGTGATGTCGAATAATCTGGGAGATCTTTATGGAAGTGGAGATCTTTCTTATCTAGTTCATAAAGGTGGGCATTTTGGTACGGGATTTTTATTAAGCCTTGGCCTTTCAGGAGGCGACCTTCAAGAAGCCTTGGGTGGTGGGCTGAGTGCCCTTGGGGCGGAAGTGCTTGCGGAATCTTTGCCTAAAACGCTGTCTCTTGAGACGAGAGGCACAATAGCAAAGATAGGGGGATCTCTCACAAGTCTTTTGTCCAACACCGATCCTGGCCTGAGTATCTTCACGGCCAGCAATGCCATCGATCATAACTTCCTGCTACAAACAGCTCGTCTTGCAAGAAGTTTAACACCAAAAGTGTTAGCAGAGCTGGGGCTTTCAGGAATCTCTGTCCATCAAGTTGGACAATGGTTGAAAGATCATCCGTTGATGATGGATTTACTGCCGGAGGGAATCCTTTGGGAAGATTCCGGGTTTATGCCTGAGAAGAGTCAGATGAAGATTCTGACCACGCCTTTATATGATGGTGGCCCCTGGCAAGAAGGGTATCAAGTATTTGAAGATGCTCTTCCTTTAGCCTTTGTCACGCCTCAAGCAGAAGATTCCCTAGCTTATATCCTCACTCTGGATAAGAAGATGGCGCAAAAACCTCTTTCTATGGGAGAGTTTAAATCCGATATTTTTACTCAAAAAATTCACTGGACATCTTCTGTGGGAACACAGCAAACTTACCCTGTCTATCAACGAAGTGATATTGATTGGGATATGGTGAGAAAGAGTGGCGATAAACGTTTTATAGGAAAAACGAATGCAGAAGCTGCAAAATTTGGACTTGCTCCTCAATTAGCAGATGGATCATTTGCAACACTCCACCATGTGGGGCAAAAGAATATTGGACCGTTAATAGAAGCGAGTACTCGATATCATGGTATCGGTACAATAGGACAGAATATTCTCCATGGACAGTATGGCAGAAATAAACCACATCCAGAAAATCCTGTTGATCATACGGTCTGGGATTCCGAAAAAAGAGAATACTGGAAAGATAGGATTACTAAAAATGAATGATCAACTTAAAAAACTTGAACATAAGTTTCAAAATTATTTCGAAAATGATTCCGCCTCTATTGAATTATTGAAACAAGCAGAAGGTGAACTAAAAATTAAATTTCCATATGATTTTCATTATATAGCAAAATTTTATAGCGGTGGTCTAATAGGTTTGCATAGTCTCTTTTCTTTTGTTCGACAAGGAAATGAATATAATATAGTAGATAAAACATTATTTTATAGAAGATCTAATTTTGGTCTTCCTAATAAATATCTTGCTCTTGAAGAGACAGAAAGTAGTTTTATAGTTATGGAAACAAAAACTACGTCAGAAGAAAAAACCCCTATTATTTACTGCAGTATTCCAGATGCTTATAATTTAGCAGCTGAAAAAAAATTAGAATATAAACATCGCATATTTCCTTCATTTGCAGACTTTTTTGAATATTTACTAACAGAAGAAGAAAAAGAAAGAGGGTTGATTCCAGATAATACTTAATTCTTACATTATGCCGGAATCTTTACCTGAGACTCTGTCTCTTCAGACACGAGGCACAATAGCAAAGATAGGGGGATCTCTCACAAGTCTTTTGACCAACACCGATCCTGGCCTGAGTATCTTCACCGCCAGCAATGCCATCGATCATAACTTTGTTCAGCAGAGGATAGAAATGTTAAAATTTACTCTGTAAAAACTTATTAGTGTTTCAAGATTAAACTTCCAAAGGAAAATGAAAATGTTCTCAATCAAGATTCATAACATTCTACTACTACTTTTGACATTAACAATCACTGGATGTGCAAGTGTTACATACGAAGAACCCACATCTGGACCTATAGCAAGAGTTAGGTTCGTAACAGACATGGAAATGGTAACTGTAGTTAGAGGCTACAAATCCAAAGAGTGTGATGATGAGCATGAGATGATGAGACTTAGAAATGGATTTGTTTTTAATAGTGACCCTAGATGCCTTGGCATACCTCTATGGGACTATCATGAGAATGGTGCAAAAGAATTTTATATAAGAGCAGGTGTCCCTCAAGTTTATATGTTTGAAGGTGCTAAAGGTAATCGTATCATTTGTAAATGCGGGGTTGTTATACAACACACATTTGAAGAAGGCAAAGATTACGAGGTTAGTTATAAATGGAATAACTGCAATTGTAATGTAGAGGTTTATGAAATTAGAAAAAATATTGTAGGAAATGCCGAAAAGATTTTATTACAAAATAGAGACCGAAACTTACCCTCTGATTTTTCAAAAACTTGTTTAGCAAAATTCAAAGAGGTTCGTTTATACTAAGCGTAAAAGCTATTTCGAAAAGCACAAGAGTTTAGATTGGTTCTACATAAGCTTCATTAAACTATTCTCGATATTGAACTGTTGGTGGACCAGACGAGCTTATTCCCTTAAGCACTTGACTCTTTTCTACAGATTTATCTGTAATTGAGCTTGCCTTTTATCGTAAGCTATTAGCTTAGCCTCACCAGAACTTTCCCCACATCTCCAATCCCTGCAGTTTAAGTGGGATATTTCTTAGCTCGAGAGAGAGATTAAGACGCCAATATAGTGTTCTTTTTGTTTGTAAAATTGGCCATGGCGTGATTTTCCGTAAGAATAATCAATGAGACCTTGAAGGAGTCTTCCTTGCCAGACGGGGTTTTCTAATTGTAATCCTGCCCGTACATTTAGCGTTGGTTTAAATTTATTTTCTTCCCAACTATGAATATGTGCACCTGCTACAGCTCTTGTCGTATGAAAGATAAATTTATCTTCAGAGATGTAATCAAAGCCGCCTTCGAAAGTGAGAGGTTTGATGGTGGAGGGATCGCGATGGATAATATAACCAATGCTCAGATAAGGCCTTAAACTATTAAACTTATAAGCGGTAAGCCATTTAAGAGTTTCATAACTGAGATTAATTCTTTTTTTGGTAATCGTTGGATCTTTCACAATAAGTTCATCGCCCAAATGCGAGCTAAGATGGGAGAACTGAATCATATTCTGCCATTTTTTACTACGCACAATTGAAAGTCCTATTCCTACAAAGTAATCAGAGTTAATTAATGTCGTTGGATTTGACGAAATATCCATAGCTCCAAAAAGTCCTGCTTGGATGCCTAGTTCATATATTTCACTGTTGTTTTTGTGACGGAAGAGGGCTAAATTCTCGCCGAAAGATAAAGAATAAATGCTTTTGCCATGATTTTTTTTAAAATGATTTTGATATCCTACAGAAAATCTCGGCCATTTAGGGTCCGCAATCGGTGCATTATAAATAGTTCCAGAAGGCATAGGTTCATCTAGTCCCGGTTTTTCTTCTTCTACGGGCTTCGGTAGAGTCATTTCGGGTGTATTTATTTTATCTTCATAATGGATTTTAATCGTTTGAAAATATTTTGTCCTTAAAAGGCGTTCTCTCAATCTTTGCTCTACATGAATATCAAGAGGATCCCCCTTAATTGTAAGATAAAGAATATGATTCGTGATGGTGAGATGAACATCTTCTTCTGGGATCGCGTCATCAGTTATTGAGCGAGCATATCCGAGATAATAATCATTAGAGTGTGAGAAGCTTGGATGTGGGGCTGTCAAAGTCATAAAGCTTAAGAAAAGAATTAGATAAAAATAATAAAATTTCATATGCTTTCCCAGTCTTAGATTTCATTAAAAAATCATACGATAAACTTTTTCTCTATGCATTTAAAATTTAATTAAATTTTTATTTAAATGAGATTGATTTTATTGGGGGCTATGTAAGGAAAATAGCAGTTAAAAAGCTTCTTTTTAGGAGGTTTTTGACAGGCTAAAGGTGAAAATTGACTTGCATTGTTGGAAAAAATGTTAGATACATTAATAAACATTTATTAAATTTTAGTTAATTAAATCTAGAAAAAAACTTAAGAATACTATTGGCAATAAAAAGCTCAATGATGAGACTATTTCAATAGAGAAATTTGAACTTAAAGTTGCTTTGGTTGGTTCTGGGGTTTTATAAATTAAATATGAGGTGGGTTGAAATGAAGAAACTTATTAAAAAAAATGCAAATATACATCCATGGCATCTCGTCGGGATTGCAAAAGTAGGTTAACTCTTAGGTTGTTGAATATTGCTGATATTAAAGGGGGATTGAAAGCTTTATTTTATAATAGAAGGGGCTTTAAGAATTAATTAAGAGCCTAATTATTATGGATTTAGAA
This region includes:
- a CDS encoding DUF1207 domain-containing protein; its protein translation is MKFYYFYLILFLSFMTLTAPHPSFSHSNDYYLGYARSITDDAIPEEDVHLTITNHILYLTIKGDPLDIHVEQRLRERLLRTKYFQTIKIHYEDKINTPEMTLPKPVEEEKPGLDEPMPSGTIYNAPIADPKWPRFSVGYQNHFKKNHGKSIYSLSFGENLALFRHKNNSEIYELGIQAGLFGAMDISSNPTTLINSDYFVGIGLSIVRSKKWQNMIQFSHLSSHLGDELIVKDPTITKKRINLSYETLKWLTAYKFNSLRPYLSIGYIIHRDPSTIKPLTFEGGFDYISEDKFIFHTTRAVAGAHIHSWEENKFKPTLNVRAGLQLENPVWQGRLLQGLIDYSYGKSRHGQFYKQKEHYIGVLISLSS
- a CDS encoding SMI1/KNR4 family protein → MNDQLKKLEHKFQNYFENDSASIELLKQAEGELKIKFPYDFHYIAKFYSGGLIGLHSLFSFVRQGNEYNIVDKTLFYRRSNFGLPNKYLALEETESSFIVMETKTTSEEKTPIIYCSIPDAYNLAAEKKLEYKHRIFPSFADFFEYLLTEEEKERGLIPDNT
- a CDS encoding DUF637 domain-containing protein, producing MFTTQGRAPLLRVNGHLKLEAKEGKNIGGSILASGVIMGTEFMKNLAAKFCFQSGILYNYEKSPYDILYPALCADLTRRELHKQFSWIFHKDRAKDDYPKFKKILEREKRNLENSQKWTQALNPKRAELSDWRTLEDYFPLDSIIEIETNESYSVLPQMEGSQGIAFTGAKQALIQGKIVGSKILISFKEGLTVQTVGRSGSVQAYQPIMALSLDSLLSVGKSDSTGKGTSLIPIAYPLEEELRGMTRLILGPKGSEKLPFALPSFLEGRALLEAFQKNIGYIPLTPECPDYLSLHRKMIQNGAALIPYLKPFLENPKLLGLPGDVSFEALIEKGISSLQKQTLPKEISLKLQEPVLFYGPQGKGNSQSLRTYVGTPLSYYDPHLQEHVAQIKGEEVYLMGDEASLTHFDQARLIADKGGVATGTLRLTKQIDCEIQKGKTSRYVPHLGGEVWVKQLELHGKHCENALGEVKSEVLWTDFETLSTTGVVQATTLIGDVGKVLVRREQRSWQETYTVETVTKKKKWTGRTKRKKKEEKHTITMTEAYPEDLSGLYEIGRVIKDPKEIELFFPEYEKGRVLESLSVHGGKLLAGPEGWSPEVTQKIELLPLITTSLKDFSAGCRGMSKTGMTPYYEIEPTKVISQGSIHVVSDHDIHFMGTAFEGNKGPALIEALGVLRIEDAQLMQPQAPFLYNQKRKIMELGGFKEVRLPTTMKVPGEVILRASGGIFGDRPEVSSSLICESDVIDLTRPEARDEMYDKCVGYRARGGQALAMIAGLAAGLLTMGTATPTVMATFLSVSSTAPVIGTIGSVAVGCVASQTASSLVMHGGNLKEVGKDLTSSRFAQSLIINMATAGTIHELSGPLKLPSQPKGWAQHLKVNAVRSLVSTPLHIVIEGCKPQEALVSGVTSCVAHTVGGVMSNNLGDLYGSGDLSYLVHKGGHFGTGFLLSLGLSGGDLQEALGGGLSALGAEVLAESLPKTLSLETRGTIAKIGGSLTSLLSNTDPGLSIFTASNAIDHNFLLQTARLARSLTPKVLAELGLSGISVHQVGQWLKDHPLMMDLLPEGILWEDSGFMPEKSQMKILTTPLYDGGPWQEGYQVFEDALPLAFVTPQAEDSLAYILTLDKKMAQKPLSMGEFKSDIFTQKIHWTSSVGTQQTYPVYQRSDIDWDMVRKSGDKRFIGKTNAEAAKFGLAPQLADGSFATLHHVGQKNIGPLIEASTRYHGIGTIGQNILHGQYGRNKPHPENPVDHTVWDSEKREYWKDRITKNE